From Bradyrhizobium sp. 4:
TTAGAAGTGCGCGGCTTGCTGTCGCCGCGCCAACAATAAACGATCAATCACGAACTCTACGCGAGCAAACTGAATGTCACCTTCCTCTTCCGACAAGATCGCGCTCTTCATCGATGGAGCCAATCTCTACGCGACGGCGAAAACTCTGGGCTTCGACATCGATTACAAGCGCCTGCTGAAGGAGTTTCAGAGTCGCGGGACGCTGCTGAGGGCGTTCTACTACACCGCCATCATCGAGGATCAGGAGTACTCCTCGATCCGCCCGCTGATCGACTGGCTCGACTACAACGGCTACACCGTCGTCACCAAGGCGACCAAGGAGTTCATCGACGCCTCCGGCCGCCGCAAGGTCAAGGGCAACATGGACATCGAGCTCGCCGTGAACGCCATGGAGCTCGCCGAGCACATCGATCAGATGGTGCTGTTCTCCGGTGACGGCGACTTCCGCTCCCTGGTCGAGGCCGTTCAGCGCCGCGGCGTGCGGGTCACCGTGATTTCCACGATCGCGAGCCAGCCGCCGATGATCGCCGACGAGCTGCGCCGGCAGGCCGACGTCTTCACCGACCTCGTCGAGCTGCAGTCCAAGCTCGGCCGCGACCCGTCCGAGCGCCCCGCCCCGCGTGACCGCGGCGACCGCGAGGCGCGCCACCACGCTCCGCAGTTCCTCCAGCGCGCGACCACGATGGCGCCGGCGAGGGGCGATGACGACTTCGAGGAGTGAGGCGACCCGGTCAAGCCGCCAGCCTCTCAGCCTCGTCCCCGACCGTGACTGTCCGCTCTGTCCGCGCCTGGTCGCCTTTCGCGAGGCGAACCGCGCGCGCGAGCCATTGTGGCACAATGCACCGGTTGCGCCTTTCGGCGACATCAAGGCGCGCCTGCTGATCGTCGGCCTCGCGCCGGGGATGCAGGGCGCCAACCGTACCGGCCGTCCCTTCACCGGCGATTATGCCGGCGACCTGCTCTACGCGACGCTGCTCGAATACGGCTTCGCCAAGGGCAAATATCAGGCGCGTCCCGACGACGGCCTGAAGCTGGTCGACTGTCGGATCGCCAATGCGGTGCATTGCGTGCCGCCGCAGAACAAGCCGCTGCCGGTCGAGATCAACACCTGCCGGCAGTTCCTCGCGGCGAATCTCGCAACGATGCCGAACCTGCGCGCGATCGTCGCCCTCGGGCGTATTGCGCACGACACCGTGCTCAAGCCGCTGAACCTGAAGGGATCACAGGCCCCCTTCGGCCACGGCGCCGTGCATCAGGCCGGCGCATTCAGGCTCTACGACAGCTATCACTGCTCCCGCTACAACACGAACACCCGCGTGCTGACGCCGGACATGTTCCGCTCCGTGTTCGCGAAGGTGAAGGCCGACCTCGACTAGTCCTTGGACGAGCCCGTGGCGGCATTGCCCTTCAGCCAGTCCAGGACATCGCCGGCGTTTCGGTCGGGCGGAAACACCGGATAGAACACATGCGTGATCCTGGCGTCGTCAACGATCAGCGCGAGGCGCTTGATCAGCGTCAGGCCCGCGACCTCCATGGTCGGCAAGTTCAGGGCGCGCGTAAGCGCCAGCTTGTCGTCCGAGAGCACCGGGAACGGCAGATGCAGCCGCGAGGCCATCTCGGTCTGGTACGCGTTGCTCTGGGTCGAGAGGCCGAACACCTGCGCGGCGCCGGCGGCCTTCAGTTCGGCGAACAGATCGCGAAATGCGCAAGTCTGCGGCGTGCAGCCGCGCGCGCCCGGGATCATGTCCCAATCGTCGACCAGCGCGATCTTGCCGGGCTCGCCGGTGCGCGGATAGGCGAACACCACGGTTCGGCCACGCAGCGCCGACAGCGCGACCGACGTGTCGTCAGTCGCGAGCAGGCTGACCGGCGGCAATGTCATGCCTTTCAGGTGCGCGGCACCACCGTCGTCCGCGGGTGCGGGAATCCGGCTCCAATCGACCTCGAGCAGGTTTCTCTGAGTCATCCCGCTATCCCCTCGCACGCATCAGGCGGCCCTTCTCCCGGCTCCAGTCGCGCTTCTTCTCGGACTCGCGCTTGTCGTGCAGCTTCTTGCCCTTTGCAACCGCTAGCTGCAATTTCGCGCGGCCACGCTCGTTGAAGTAAAGCTTGAGCGGGATCAGCGTCATGCCTTCGCGGTCGACCGCCCCCATCAGCTTGTTGATCTGCTTGCGATGCAGCAGCAGTTTTCGCGGCCGCTTGGGCTCGTGATTGAAGCGATTGCCCTGGAGATATTCCGGAATGGTGGCGTTGATCAGCCAGATCTCGCCGTTCTTGGAATCGGCGTAGGATTCCGCGATCGTGCTTTTGCCGCTGCGGATCGACTTGACCTCGGTGCCGGTCAACGCAATGCCGACCTCGATCGTATCCTCGATCGCATAGTTGAAGCGGGCCTTGCGATTTTCCGCCATGACCTTGATCGGACGTTCGTTCTTGTCGGCCATGGAAGACAAACCTGATCGAGATGCGCGAGGACGCTAACAGTTTGGATGAAGCGCGCGCGTCAAGACTTCTTGAGGAGATCGCGGATCTCGGTCAGCAGCTCGACCTCGGCCGACGGCTTTGGCGGAGCGGCAGGCTCTGCCTCGTCCTTGCGCTTCAGCTTGTTCATGGCACGGATCACCAGGAACAGCACGAAGGCAATGATGATGAAGTTGATCGTCAGCGTGAGGAAGTTGCCCCAAGCCAAGACGGCGCCCTGCTTTTTCGCGTCCGCGAGATTTGCCGCGGTGACCTTGCCCGAAAGCGGCGTGAAGTAGTTCGAGAAGTCGAGACCGCCGGTGGCCGCACCGATGATCGGCATGATCACGTCGCCGACCAGCGACGTCACGATGGCGCCGAAGGCCGCGCCGATGATGACGCCGACCGCGAGGTCGACGACGTTGCCCTTCATGGCGAACTCGCGGAACTCCGTGAGCATCCGCGTGCCTCTTTCCTCGATCGCCATGAAAAATTCCCCAATCGGCTAGCGCGTCAGTTGATGAGGCCAGCATGAACCATCGCGCTGCGCACGGCAACGCGGGTCGGTTCGGTGACCGGCACCATCGGCAGCCGCAGCGTCTCGTCGAGCTTGCCGAGCAGCGACAGCGCGTACTTGATCGGCGCCGGATTGCTCTCGATGAAGAGGTTGTTGTGCAGCGGCATCAGCTTGTCATGCAGCTTCAACGCGGTGGCATGGTCGCCCTTCGCCCAGGCGGCCTGGAACTCGGAGCACAGCCGCGGCGCGACGTTCGAGGTCACCGAGATACAACCATGGCCGCCATGCGCCATGTAACCGAGGATGGTCGCATCCTCGCCCGAGAGCTGGTTGAAGTCCTCGCCCATTGCCGCGCGCTGCTGCGAGACGCGGACCATGCTGGCCGTGGCGTCCTTGACGCCGGCGATGTTCTTGAGCTCCCAGAGCCGCGCCATGGTGTCGACCGACATGTCGATCACCGAGCGCGGCGGGATGTTGTAGATGATGATCGGAATCCCGATCGCGTCGTTGATCGCCTTGAAGTGCTGGTACATGCCTTCCTGGGTCGGCTTGTTGTAGTAGGGCGTCACGACCAGAACCGCATTGGCGCCCGCCTTCTCGGCGTGCTGGGCGAGCTCGATCGCCTCCTTGGTCGAGTTGGAGCCGGCGCCGGCGACGACAGGCACGCGGCCTTTCGCTTCCTCGATGCACCATTCGACGACCTTCTTGTGCTCGTCATGGCTCAGCGTCGGGCTCTCTCCGGTGGTGCCGACGGGAACCAGGCCATTGGTACCCTCTGAAATCTGCCAGTTGACCAGGGAGCGAAACGCCGCCTCGTCCAGCGAGCCGTTCTTGAACGGCGTGACCAAGGCGGTGAACGATCCCCGGAATTTTGTCTTGGCTGCCATGGACTTCCTCCGTACGCGGCAATCTTGAGCGCAGGCCGCATTCATATCGGGTCTATCCCGTCGGTAAAAGACCCGCTCCCGTCTGACGCACCGTTTAGGCCGCGATTTTGCCGCGGTGGTGGTGCAAACCGGGCGAAGGTAAGCGGCTGTTGGTAATTTGTCCGCATATTCAATCAAATACAGCCAGATCTTGTACAGCTAGGTCTTGAGCCAATTGACTGATTCGGGGCGACGAAACGCCGTGTCCTCATTTCCGCGCGCCGCATGGCGATCCACCGGCCTGATCGTGTGCCTGATGGCAGGGCTGTCGGCCGGCTGCGCCGCCTGGGCCAAATCCAATGAGACAACCGCGGAAACGGCCAAGGATACCGCGAAGGAAACCGCGAAACCCGCAGCCAAGCCAGCCGCCAAGGACACTGCGAAAGGTGCGTCCAAGGGAGCCGGCAAGGTAACTCCGAAGGACGCCGCCAAGGGGGCAAGCAAGGGCGCGACCAGTGCCCCCGCCAAGGATGCCGCGAAGAAGCCTGCCAAGGATGCGGGCAAGGATGCTGGCAAGAACGCAGACAAGGAACCTGCGAAGGACAAGCTGAAGCCTACGGCTGCCGCGCCAAAGTCAACGCCGACCGTTGGCGGCTCGGTCCCGAAGACCGCCCCCGCGCCGGCTGCGACGGCCATCGTCAGACCGACCGCCCCGGCCCCCGCCAAGCCCGTCGCGGCTCCTGTCCTGGCTCCTGCGACCCGCCAACATGCCGCCCCGCGCAAGCCGGTCACACCGGCTGCGGTTGCTGCGACCTCCTCGACGTCGCAAGCCGACAAGGACACGCTGGAGACCGTGATCGAGCTCGTGCGCAAGCGCAAGGCGGGCGACGCCACCAATGCCGCGGCCGCGATCTCGGATCCCGTCGCGCGAAAACTCGCGGAATGGATCATCCTGCGCAGCGAGGACAATGGCGCGACTGTGGAGCGCTACCGCGCCTTCCTCTCCGCCAATCCGAGCTGGCCGTCACAGACCTTCCTGCGCCGGCGACTGGAGGCCGCGATGTGGGACGACAGGCGCGACGACCAGGTCGCGTGGTCGTGGTTCGAGAACGAATCGCCCGTGTCCGCCAAGGGCCGCTTCACGCTCGCGAAGGCGATGCTGGCGCGCGGCGACCGCGCCAACGCCGAACGTCTGGTGCGCGATGCCTGGCGCAGCGACCCGATGTCGGAAGACACCGAGAACAACGCACTCGACCAGTTCGGCGCGCTGCTGACGCCCGGCGATCAGAAGGCGCGGATGGACACGCTGCTCTACGGCAGCGAGAACGAGGCTGCACTGCGTGCTGCGAAGCGCCTCGGCGCCGGCTATGTCGCACTCGCCAAGGCCCGCATCGCCTCGCTCAAGAAAGCGCCGAATGCCCGAGCGCTGCTCGAAGCCGTGCCGCGCGAGCTGCACGGCGATCCCGGCTTCATCTTCAGCAAGATCCAACTGCTGCGCCGTGATGAGAAATTTGCGGAAGCCGCCCAGCTCATGCTGTCGGCACCGAAGGATCCGGGCCGGCTCTACAATCTCGACGAATGGTGGATCGAGCGGCGCCTCCTGGCGCGCAAGATGATCGACACCGAGGAGTTCCGCAGCGCCTATCTGATCGCGCGCGATGCCGCCCTGCCCTCGCGCGACATCTACAAGACCGAGCAGGAGTTCACCGCCGGCTGGATCGCATTGCGCTTCCTCAACGATCCCGCGGCTGCCACCCAGCATTTTGGCCGAATCGGGACCGGCAGCGTCAATCCGACCACGCTGGCGCGCGCCGGCTATTGGCAGGGCCGCGCTGCGGAAGCTGCAGGCCGCCAGCAGGAGGCGCGCAACGCCTACGCGCGGGCAGCCGAGCAATCGACCAGCTATTACGGCCAGCTCGCACGCGCCAAGCTCGGCCTGCCGCAGATCGAGCTCAACGCTCAGCCGCGCAGCCGCGGTGCCGAACGGCTGGAGATCGTGCGCGCCGCGCAGCTGCTCTACGAGCTCGACGAGCGCGAGATGGCGATACCTGTTCTCGCCGACATGGGCGAGAACGGCGATCCCGAAGCGCTGGCCGGCCTCGGCGAGCTCACCCAGCGCCACAGCGACGCGCGCGGCATGCTGCTGCTCGGCAAGGCCGCGCTCAATCGCGGGCTGCCGTTCGATTTCTATGCCTATCCCATAAACGGCATTCCGCAGTTCACGCCGATCGGCCCCGAGGTCGAGCGCAGCATCATCTACGCCATCGCGCGGCAGGAGAGCGCCTTCAATCCCTCGGTCGTCTCGCCGGCCCAGGCCTATGGGCTGATGCAGGTGACGCCGGACGCCGCGCGCTATGTCTGCAAGCGGCACGGCGGGACCTACGATCTGGGACGTCTGAAGAACGATTCGGCCTACAACGCCACGCTCGGCTCGGCCGAGCTCGGTGGGCTGCTCGAGGACTATCGCGGCTCCTACATCATGACCTTCGCCGCCTACAATGCCGGCCGCGGCAGTGTGAAGAAGTGGGTCGATCGTTACGGCGATCCGCGCGATCCCAAGGTCGACGCGGTCGACTGGGTCGAGCTGATTCCGTTCTCCGAGACACGCAACTACGTGCAGCGGATCATGGAGAACCTTCAGGTCTACCGCGCCCGCTTCGGCGGTGGCACGCGGTTGCAGATCGAAGCCGATTTGCGCCGCGGCGCCGGCAGCGTGGAGTAGCGGCATCTTCCC
This genomic window contains:
- a CDS encoding NYN domain-containing protein — encoded protein: MSPSSSDKIALFIDGANLYATAKTLGFDIDYKRLLKEFQSRGTLLRAFYYTAIIEDQEYSSIRPLIDWLDYNGYTVVTKATKEFIDASGRRKVKGNMDIELAVNAMELAEHIDQMVLFSGDGDFRSLVEAVQRRGVRVTVISTIASQPPMIADELRRQADVFTDLVELQSKLGRDPSERPAPRDRGDREARHHAPQFLQRATTMAPARGDDDFEE
- a CDS encoding uracil-DNA glycosylase, with the protein product MTTSRSEATRSSRQPLSLVPDRDCPLCPRLVAFREANRAREPLWHNAPVAPFGDIKARLLIVGLAPGMQGANRTGRPFTGDYAGDLLYATLLEYGFAKGKYQARPDDGLKLVDCRIANAVHCVPPQNKPLPVEINTCRQFLAANLATMPNLRAIVALGRIAHDTVLKPLNLKGSQAPFGHGAVHQAGAFRLYDSYHCSRYNTNTRVLTPDMFRSVFAKVKADLD
- a CDS encoding peroxiredoxin gives rise to the protein MTQRNLLEVDWSRIPAPADDGGAAHLKGMTLPPVSLLATDDTSVALSALRGRTVVFAYPRTGEPGKIALVDDWDMIPGARGCTPQTCAFRDLFAELKAAGAAQVFGLSTQSNAYQTEMASRLHLPFPVLSDDKLALTRALNLPTMEVAGLTLIKRLALIVDDARITHVFYPVFPPDRNAGDVLDWLKGNAATGSSKD
- the smpB gene encoding SsrA-binding protein SmpB, which translates into the protein MADKNERPIKVMAENRKARFNYAIEDTIEVGIALTGTEVKSIRSGKSTIAESYADSKNGEIWLINATIPEYLQGNRFNHEPKRPRKLLLHRKQINKLMGAVDREGMTLIPLKLYFNERGRAKLQLAVAKGKKLHDKRESEKKRDWSREKGRLMRARG
- the mscL gene encoding large conductance mechanosensitive channel protein MscL — protein: MAIEERGTRMLTEFREFAMKGNVVDLAVGVIIGAAFGAIVTSLVGDVIMPIIGAATGGLDFSNYFTPLSGKVTAANLADAKKQGAVLAWGNFLTLTINFIIIAFVLFLVIRAMNKLKRKDEAEPAAPPKPSAEVELLTEIRDLLKKS
- the dapA gene encoding 4-hydroxy-tetrahydrodipicolinate synthase, with amino-acid sequence MAAKTKFRGSFTALVTPFKNGSLDEAAFRSLVNWQISEGTNGLVPVGTTGESPTLSHDEHKKVVEWCIEEAKGRVPVVAGAGSNSTKEAIELAQHAEKAGANAVLVVTPYYNKPTQEGMYQHFKAINDAIGIPIIIYNIPPRSVIDMSVDTMARLWELKNIAGVKDATASMVRVSQQRAAMGEDFNQLSGEDATILGYMAHGGHGCISVTSNVAPRLCSEFQAAWAKGDHATALKLHDKLMPLHNNLFIESNPAPIKYALSLLGKLDETLRLPMVPVTEPTRVAVRSAMVHAGLIN
- a CDS encoding lytic transglycosylase domain-containing protein, with product MAGLSAGCAAWAKSNETTAETAKDTAKETAKPAAKPAAKDTAKGASKGAGKVTPKDAAKGASKGATSAPAKDAAKKPAKDAGKDAGKNADKEPAKDKLKPTAAAPKSTPTVGGSVPKTAPAPAATAIVRPTAPAPAKPVAAPVLAPATRQHAAPRKPVTPAAVAATSSTSQADKDTLETVIELVRKRKAGDATNAAAAISDPVARKLAEWIILRSEDNGATVERYRAFLSANPSWPSQTFLRRRLEAAMWDDRRDDQVAWSWFENESPVSAKGRFTLAKAMLARGDRANAERLVRDAWRSDPMSEDTENNALDQFGALLTPGDQKARMDTLLYGSENEAALRAAKRLGAGYVALAKARIASLKKAPNARALLEAVPRELHGDPGFIFSKIQLLRRDEKFAEAAQLMLSAPKDPGRLYNLDEWWIERRLLARKMIDTEEFRSAYLIARDAALPSRDIYKTEQEFTAGWIALRFLNDPAAATQHFGRIGTGSVNPTTLARAGYWQGRAAEAAGRQQEARNAYARAAEQSTSYYGQLARAKLGLPQIELNAQPRSRGAERLEIVRAAQLLYELDEREMAIPVLADMGENGDPEALAGLGELTQRHSDARGMLLLGKAALNRGLPFDFYAYPINGIPQFTPIGPEVERSIIYAIARQESAFNPSVVSPAQAYGLMQVTPDAARYVCKRHGGTYDLGRLKNDSAYNATLGSAELGGLLEDYRGSYIMTFAAYNAGRGSVKKWVDRYGDPRDPKVDAVDWVELIPFSETRNYVQRIMENLQVYRARFGGGTRLQIEADLRRGAGSVE